A section of the Maylandia zebra isolate NMK-2024a linkage group LG8, Mzebra_GT3a, whole genome shotgun sequence genome encodes:
- the LOC106674878 gene encoding uncharacterized protein LOC106674878 — protein sequence MDPKRCKGRGRGGERGRGEGGGRGGGRGHGERGGRGGRGGGGGLGQQEGGGGGGRGGGGGGRGEGGGGGERRRQGRGRARARRQSVSDEIRATLVDHVLVHGMTMREAGQRVQPNLSRFTVASIIRTFREENRTQRRPPGGGRLRLLSEEQERELVNMVIANNVIRLQEIQRRVIEDDHLFRGINAVSLSTIDRILRKNQFRMKQAYRVPFERNSDRVKNQRVEYVQRIFEIEGRPVPHEIIFVDEAGFNLTKRRKRGRNIIGHRAIVNVPGQRGGNVTMCAAISQRGVLHRHAVLGPYNTMLLLAFLDGLRQHMFQLDYREPAQPEQPHYVVVWDNVSFHRAALVRDWFTNNPRFSNIFLPAYSPFLNPIEELFSAWRWKVYDREPYVRVHLLQAMEEACLDISVDACQGWIRHARGFYPRCLARANIACDVDEILWPDPDQRQDAEVG from the exons ATGGATCCAAAGAGATGcaaaggaagaggacgtggtggagaaagaggacgtggtgaaggaggaggacgtggtggaggaagaggacatggtgaaagaggaggacgtggtggaagaggaggaggaggtggtctaggacaacaggaaggtggtggaggaggagggagaggtggaggaggaggaggacgtggtgaaggaggtggaggtggagaacgACGGCGACAAGGAAGGGGAAGAGCAAGGGCAAGAAGACAGTCAGTCTCGGATGAAATTCGAGCCACTTTAGTTGACCATGTCCTTGTCCATGGGATGACTATGAGGGAGGCTGGGCAACGAGTACAACCAAATTTGAGTCGCTTCACTGTTGCCTCCATCATCAGAACCTTCAGGGAGGAAAACAG GACACAGAGACGACCACCTGGTGGAGGCAGGTTAAGGCTTTTGTCGGAGGAGCAAGAGAGGGAACTTGTAAACATGGTAATTGCAAATAATGTAATCCGCCTGCAAGAGATTCAAAGGAGAGTGATTGAGGATGATCATCTTTTTCGAGGCATAAATGCCGTCAGCCTCTCCACAATTGACCGCATCCTCCGAAAGAATCAATTCCGGATGAAACAGGCATACCGAGTCCCTTTCGAACGAAActctgacagagtgaaaaaCCAACGTGTGGAATATGTTCAG AGAATCTTTGAGATTGAAGGACGGCCTGTTCCCCATGAAATAATCTTTGTGGATGAGGCAGGTTTTAACCTgaccaaaagaaggaaaagggggAGGAACATAATTGGCCATCGGGCTATTGTAAATGTCCCTGGTCAGCGTGGGGGGAATGTCACTATGTGCGCAGCCATCAGCCAACGAGGGGTACTCCACCGCCATGCCGTACTAGGACCCTATAACACTATGCTTCTCCTTGCTTTTCTTGATGGTTTAAGACAACATATGTTCCAGCTGGACTACAGGGAACCAGCACAGCCAGAGCAGCCTCACTACGTTGTTGTGTGGGATAACGTCAGCTTCCATCGCGCTGCTCTGGTTCGTGACTGGTTTACCAATAACCCAAGGTTTTCTAATATCTttctgcctgcatactctcccTTTCTAAACCCGATAGAGGAGTTATTTTCGGCATGGCGGTGGAAAGTGTATGACCGAGAACCTTATGTCCGTGTTCACCTCCTTCAGGCCATGGAAGAGGCCTGCCTAGACATATCAGTAGATGCATGCCAGGGGTGGATCAGGCATGCAAGAGGATTTTACCCCCGCTGCCTGGCCAGGGCCAATATagcctgtgatgtggatgagattcTCTGGCCTGACCCAGACCAAAGACAAGATGCTGAGGTGGGATAA